The following coding sequences lie in one Bordetella genomosp. 9 genomic window:
- the tssE gene encoding type VI secretion system baseplate subunit TssE — MGHSESDALHARVPAGPAARASRAPGQHALSADERAARDRLQPSLLDRLMDDAPHQREEPRESAMLTHAQLRQVVLRDLRWLLNTVSLESTDDLSAHPHAAASVVNFGVRAMAGKRMSEIDWIDVEDALRRAIAAFEPRILDSSVEVRCVTDTGTLEHHNVLSLEIKGMLWCVPHPQEFLFRTDIDLESGHMDLRDLGGG; from the coding sequence ATGGGCCACAGCGAGTCCGACGCCCTGCACGCGCGCGTCCCTGCCGGACCGGCTGCCCGCGCCAGCCGCGCGCCGGGCCAGCACGCGCTGAGCGCGGACGAGCGCGCCGCGCGGGACCGCCTGCAGCCTTCCCTGCTGGACCGGCTGATGGACGACGCGCCGCACCAGCGCGAGGAACCGCGCGAATCGGCGATGCTGACCCACGCCCAGTTGCGCCAGGTCGTGCTGCGCGACCTGCGCTGGCTTCTGAACACCGTCAGCCTGGAGAGCACGGACGATCTGTCCGCGCACCCGCACGCCGCCGCATCCGTGGTGAACTTCGGCGTGCGCGCGATGGCCGGCAAACGCATGTCGGAGATCGACTGGATCGACGTCGAGGATGCCCTGCGGCGCGCCATCGCCGCCTTCGAGCCGCGCATCCTGGACTCCTCGGTGGAGGTGCGCTGCGTCACCGACACGGGGACGCTGGAACATCACAACGTGCTCAGCCTGGAGATCAAGGGCATGCTGTGGTGCGTGCCGCATCCCCAGGAATTCCTGTTCCGCACCGATATCGACTTGGAAAGCGGCCACATGGACCTGCGCGACCTGGGAGGCGGCTGA
- the tssF gene encoding type VI secretion system baseplate subunit TssF has translation MDARLLDYYNRELVYLRELGAEFAQQYPKVAGRLAMHATEVADPYVERLLEGFSFLSARIHMKMDAEFPRFTQRLLEVVYPNYLAPTPAMAVVRFDPSMNEGTLAGGFDLPRGTLLRGKVPRGEQTPVEFMTGHAVRLWPLRVAEASFGGPPQDLPLARLGLGGRAARVLSALRLRIEVCGGVRLEDLDLDRLVFYLNGQDLQMQRLLEIVMGHTVAVLAHDSARPTAWIHRLPADAVRHEGFGDDQALLPADSRVFQGYRLLQEYFAFARRFLFFSVNGLKHGLRTAPRDGKPPETRAFDLTLLFSAAAPELEGAISAENLPLHCVPVINLFPKRADRVAITPRTSEYHVVVDRTRPLDFEVFAVTGVTGHASAERPEQTFRPFYGSVFSDPDDYGAYYAVRREPRLVSDTARRNGTRTGYTGSEVYLSLVDRHEAPFSGELRHLTLETLCTNRDLAVLMPLGTQTDLTLRISAPVASIKVLHGPTRPHPALAEDAAAWHLISHLGLNYLSLTDLDEEAGAQTLREMLTLYANLADPVVRRQIAGVRHVRATPMHHRLPVPGPIVYGRGVRIDLAVDEAAFSGISPYLFGAVLEKFFARHVSINAMSELALSTLQRGEIARWKPRMGARPAV, from the coding sequence ATGGACGCCCGGCTGCTCGACTACTACAACCGCGAACTCGTCTATCTGCGCGAACTCGGCGCGGAATTCGCGCAGCAATATCCCAAGGTGGCCGGCCGCCTGGCCATGCATGCCACCGAGGTCGCCGACCCCTATGTGGAACGGCTGCTCGAAGGCTTCAGCTTTCTGAGCGCCCGCATCCACATGAAGATGGATGCCGAATTCCCCCGCTTCACGCAGCGTCTGCTGGAGGTCGTCTATCCCAACTACCTGGCGCCCACGCCCGCCATGGCGGTGGTGCGCTTCGACCCCAGCATGAACGAAGGCACGCTGGCGGGCGGCTTCGACCTGCCCCGGGGCACGCTGCTGCGGGGCAAGGTGCCGCGCGGCGAACAGACGCCGGTGGAGTTCATGACCGGCCATGCGGTGCGGCTATGGCCGCTGCGGGTGGCCGAAGCGTCCTTCGGCGGACCGCCGCAAGACCTGCCGCTGGCCCGCCTGGGCTTGGGCGGCCGCGCCGCCCGCGTGCTGAGCGCGCTGCGCCTGCGCATCGAAGTGTGCGGCGGCGTGCGCCTGGAGGACCTGGATCTGGACCGCCTGGTGTTCTACCTGAACGGCCAGGACCTGCAGATGCAGCGGCTGCTTGAAATCGTCATGGGCCATACGGTGGCCGTGCTGGCCCACGACAGCGCGCGCCCCACGGCCTGGATACACCGCTTGCCGGCGGATGCCGTGCGCCACGAAGGTTTCGGCGACGACCAGGCGCTGCTGCCCGCCGACAGCCGCGTCTTCCAGGGATATCGCCTGCTGCAGGAATACTTCGCCTTCGCGCGGCGCTTTCTGTTCTTCAGCGTGAACGGCCTGAAACACGGATTGCGCACGGCGCCCCGCGACGGCAAGCCGCCGGAGACGCGCGCCTTCGATCTGACGCTGCTGTTTTCCGCGGCGGCGCCCGAACTGGAAGGCGCGATTTCCGCGGAGAACCTGCCGCTGCACTGCGTGCCGGTAATCAACCTGTTCCCCAAGCGCGCGGACCGCGTGGCCATCACGCCGCGCACCTCGGAATACCACGTGGTGGTGGACCGCACCCGGCCGCTGGACTTTGAAGTCTTCGCCGTCACCGGCGTCACCGGTCACGCTTCCGCAGAACGGCCGGAGCAGACCTTCCGTCCTTTCTACGGCTCGGTGTTTTCGGACCCTGACGACTATGGCGCCTACTACGCCGTGCGGCGCGAGCCGCGCCTGGTTTCCGATACGGCGCGGCGCAATGGCACGCGCACCGGCTACACGGGCAGCGAGGTCTATCTGTCGCTGGTCGACCGGCACGAGGCGCCGTTTTCCGGCGAGCTGCGGCACTTGACGCTGGAGACGCTATGCACCAATCGCGACCTGGCGGTGCTGATGCCGCTCGGTACGCAGACCGACCTGACACTGCGGATTTCCGCGCCGGTTGCGTCCATCAAGGTGCTGCACGGCCCGACCCGGCCGCATCCGGCGCTGGCCGAGGATGCCGCCGCCTGGCACTTGATCAGCCACCTCGGCCTGAACTACCTGAGCCTGACGGACCTGGACGAGGAAGCCGGCGCGCAGACGCTGCGCGAAATGCTGACGCTGTACGCCAACCTGGCCGATCCGGTGGTGCGCAGGCAGATCGCCGGCGTGCGCCACGTGCGGGCCACGCCCATGCATCACCGCCTGCCCGTGCCCGGGCCCATCGTGTACGGCCGGGGCGTGCGCATCGACCTGGCCGTGGACGAGGCGGCCTTTTCCGGCATCAGCCCCTATTTGTTCGGCGCCGTGCTCGAAAAATTCTTCGCGCGGCACGTCTCGATCAACGCGATGTCGGAGCTCGCGCTGTCCACGCTGCAGCGGGGCGAAATCGCCCGCTGGAAACCGCGCATGGGCGCCCGTCCGGCCGTATAG
- a CDS encoding DUF3540 domain-containing protein, translating to MNAATAARRLPAYDPVHLIGRVIAHEEGDGYCVDCDGFAWRARRAASCLLVPQPGDVVLISGPDAGRVYLIAVLEQADAGHTRLEVAGDAVLAATAGSLALESAKEVALQGREAVRIETGEMSVRARETRCVAERMRYVATELQATVGATRLVGKSYEAVLDRLQLMSRLSFRTTEEIEQVRAGTLDYQAEQAARVHAEYTLVTGGELVKVDARQIHMG from the coding sequence ATGAACGCCGCCACCGCCGCCCGCCGCCTGCCCGCCTACGACCCGGTCCACCTGATCGGACGCGTGATCGCGCACGAAGAAGGCGACGGTTACTGCGTGGATTGCGACGGCTTCGCGTGGCGGGCGCGCCGCGCCGCCAGTTGCCTGCTGGTCCCGCAGCCGGGCGACGTGGTTCTGATCAGCGGCCCCGACGCCGGCCGCGTCTACCTGATCGCGGTGCTGGAACAGGCGGATGCCGGCCATACGCGGCTCGAAGTGGCCGGCGATGCCGTGCTTGCCGCCACCGCGGGCAGCCTGGCGCTGGAGAGCGCGAAGGAAGTCGCGTTGCAGGGACGCGAGGCCGTGCGCATCGAGACCGGGGAAATGTCGGTGCGTGCGCGCGAAACCCGCTGCGTCGCCGAGCGCATGCGCTACGTCGCCACGGAACTGCAGGCGACCGTGGGCGCCACGCGCCTCGTCGGCAAGTCCTACGAGGCGGTGCTGGACCGGCTGCAGCTCATGAGCCGGCTGAGCTTTCGCACGACGGAGGAAATCGAACAGGTGCGCGCCGGCACCCTGGATTACCAGGCCGAACAGGCTGCCCGCGTCCATGCCGAGTACACGCTGGTGACGGGCGGCGAATTGGTGAAAGTCGATGCCAGGCAAATCCACATGGGCTGA
- the tssG gene encoding type VI secretion system baseplate subunit TssG, with translation MPGKSTWADPARPAAPPLPDAFWRRLQDAPYAHDLFNTLRWIDARAGARAPLGRDALPRNEPVRLRQEPSMAFAPSTLAGARAPEAGRPPELSIYSFGLFGPNGPLPLHLTEHARERIHHFRDRTLAAFADIFHHRLILLFYRAWADAQSTVSLDRGEERFTRYVASLLHMGQPSMRRRDAVSDHAKYHMAGHLLRQTRNPEGLKHILQSYFRVPVRIREFVPQWIRLAPAQRLALGGAMGLGRDTVLGAAVRDAQHKFRIELGPLDLETYRGFLPGGRRARQLTHWVRHYTGREFAWDVRPVLRASEARGVRLGDPQPLGLAAWLGQRRPAQGDARDLLLDYESRERTDRVPAPFQPSTPEIMQ, from the coding sequence ATGCCAGGCAAATCCACATGGGCTGATCCCGCGCGTCCTGCCGCGCCGCCCCTGCCGGACGCCTTCTGGCGCCGGCTGCAGGACGCGCCCTACGCGCACGATCTGTTCAATACCCTGCGCTGGATCGATGCGCGGGCCGGCGCGCGTGCGCCATTGGGCCGGGACGCGCTGCCCCGCAACGAGCCGGTGCGGTTGCGCCAGGAGCCGTCGATGGCCTTCGCGCCATCGACGCTCGCGGGCGCCCGCGCCCCGGAAGCGGGCCGGCCGCCGGAGCTGTCCATCTACAGCTTCGGGCTGTTCGGCCCCAACGGTCCGCTGCCCCTGCACCTGACCGAGCATGCGCGCGAACGCATCCACCATTTCCGTGATCGCACGCTGGCGGCGTTCGCCGACATCTTCCATCACCGGCTGATCCTGCTTTTCTACCGGGCCTGGGCCGACGCGCAGAGCACGGTCAGCCTGGACCGCGGCGAGGAACGTTTTACCCGCTACGTCGCGAGCCTGCTGCACATGGGGCAACCCTCCATGCGCCGGCGCGATGCGGTAAGCGACCACGCCAAGTACCACATGGCCGGCCATCTGCTGCGGCAAACGCGCAACCCCGAAGGCCTGAAGCACATCCTGCAGTCGTACTTTCGCGTGCCGGTGCGCATCCGCGAATTCGTCCCGCAGTGGATCCGGCTGGCGCCGGCGCAGCGGCTGGCCCTGGGCGGCGCCATGGGGCTGGGCCGCGACACCGTTCTGGGCGCGGCGGTGCGCGACGCGCAGCACAAGTTCCGCATCGAGCTGGGCCCGCTCGATCTCGAGACCTACCGCGGTTTCCTGCCCGGCGGACGGCGCGCCCGCCAGCTGACGCACTGGGTGCGGCACTACACCGGGCGCGAGTTCGCGTGGGACGTGCGGCCCGTGCTGCGCGCCAGCGAGGCGCGCGGCGTCAGGCTGGGCGATCCGCAACCGCTGGGGCTTGCCGCCTGGCTCGGCCAGCGGCGGCCGGCGCAGGGCGACGCCCGCGACCTGCTGCTCGATTACGAAAGCCGCGAGCGGACCGATCGCGTCCCCGCGCCCTTCCAACCTTCCACCCCGGAGATCATGCAGTGA
- a CDS encoding tlde1 domain-containing protein: MRHDMFYDGQVLDWPGHGKFRATSGLPGHQMPGDYCVPDSGPIPPGLYKVLLTDRGQAADDGRDLCALKPAWGVQAIPRGAAAGDCEPYWANWGWNRARMEPADAATRNRCAPVRGGFYLHDSVKGFSHGCIEVEGRIFPLLRTYARSSNRNAMILKVEYVPGRATYGGTRV, from the coding sequence GTGAGGCACGATATGTTCTACGACGGCCAGGTGCTGGACTGGCCGGGCCATGGGAAGTTCCGCGCCACCAGCGGGCTGCCCGGCCACCAGATGCCCGGCGACTATTGCGTGCCCGACAGCGGGCCGATACCGCCGGGCCTGTACAAGGTGCTGCTGACCGACCGCGGCCAGGCCGCGGACGACGGCCGCGACCTGTGCGCCCTGAAGCCCGCCTGGGGCGTGCAGGCGATTCCGCGCGGCGCGGCCGCGGGCGACTGCGAACCGTACTGGGCGAATTGGGGCTGGAACCGCGCCCGCATGGAGCCCGCGGACGCGGCCACGCGCAACCGCTGCGCACCGGTCCGCGGCGGCTTCTACCTGCACGATTCGGTCAAAGGCTTCAGCCATGGCTGCATCGAAGTGGAAGGCCGCATCTTTCCGCTGCTGCGCACCTACGCGCGCAGCAGCAACCGCAACGCGATGATCCTGAAGGTCGAGTACGTCCCGGGCCGCGCCACGTACGGAGGCACGCGTGTCTGA
- a CDS encoding DUF2195 family protein, giving the protein MSEFRRAITVLTLAAVSALPCLPAQAAGSLTVENGLAACMTVQTGARTTAHGTTLLDVTLDIRKPIGECGCTSAIVAYAAYANAEGGARSLLLQGRIGARKSGPISLPLAADATLIGDRPATLSLGCAAPD; this is encoded by the coding sequence GTGTCTGAGTTCCGTCGCGCGATAACGGTCCTGACGCTGGCCGCCGTCTCGGCCCTGCCCTGCCTGCCCGCGCAGGCCGCGGGCAGCCTTACCGTGGAGAACGGCCTGGCCGCCTGCATGACGGTGCAAACCGGCGCCCGCACGACGGCGCATGGCACGACGCTGCTGGACGTAACCCTGGATATCCGCAAGCCCATCGGCGAATGCGGCTGCACGTCGGCCATCGTCGCCTATGCCGCCTACGCAAATGCCGAAGGCGGCGCGCGCAGCCTGCTGCTGCAAGGACGCATAGGCGCGCGCAAATCCGGGCCGATCAGCCTGCCGCTGGCCGCAGACGCCACGCTGATCGGCGACCGGCCGGCGACGCTGTCCCTCGGCTGCGCGGCGCCGGACTGA
- the tssH gene encoding type VI secretion system ATPase TssH, whose amino-acid sequence MSDIGRLDLFGKLAPLPYQCLEGATAFCKLRGNPYVELAHWLHQILQCQDSDVHRIARRFDLDLPRLQADLTGALDQLPRGATSVSDLSEHIDHAAERAWILASLRYGRARIRSGHLLLALVKTYALRGVLLGMSAQFSRIVPDVLLESFADVVQGSPEEAGDLAGAGAGTPAGPAHAPRGQALARYAVDLTARAAAGEIDPVTGRDEEIRQIVDILMRRRQNNPLLTGEAGVGKTAVAEGLALRLASGDVPPALRHVSLYQLDLGLLQAGAGVKGEFEQRLRAVIDEVQASEKPVVLFIDEIHTLIGAGGAAGTGDAANLLKPALARGLLRTIGATTWSEYKKYIEKDPALTRRFQVVQVNEPDEGRALDMLRGLAGVLQRHHRVLLLDEAIDAAVRLSHRYIPARQLPDKAVALLDTACARVAVSQHAVPPVLEDARRRIGMLETEREIAEREARLGVGDGARVNGLDDSLRKAREEEAALAARWESERSLSARVGELRERLDDPALPDGQAEGLREDLAQAAAALARAQGESPMVHPAVTAAAVAAVVADWTGIPVGRMVRDEARAVLELADTLERRVIGQRHALDAVASRIQTARARLTAPDKPVGVFLLCGPSGVGKTETALALAETLYGGEQNLIVINMSEFQEPHTVSTLKGAPPGYVGYGEGGVLTEAVRRRPYSVVLLDEIEKAHADVHEIFFQVFDKGWMEDGEGRHIDFRNTVILLTSNVGADLIARLCRDPALAPEPEALTAALREPLLRTFPAALLGRLTVVPYLPLSDAMLAGIVDLQFARIRQRLHDNHGIALDVRPAATALVAARCTETESGARMVDAILNHTVLPRISQALLTASTEDRGIRSVVLDAAGGEFRYEYA is encoded by the coding sequence ATGTCAGACATCGGCCGCCTCGATCTCTTCGGCAAGCTCGCGCCGCTGCCCTACCAATGCCTGGAGGGCGCCACGGCGTTCTGCAAGCTGCGGGGCAATCCCTATGTGGAGCTGGCGCACTGGCTGCATCAGATCCTGCAATGCCAGGACAGCGACGTGCACCGCATCGCCCGCCGTTTCGATCTGGACCTGCCGCGCCTGCAGGCCGACCTGACAGGGGCGCTGGACCAATTGCCGCGCGGCGCCACGTCGGTGTCCGACCTGTCGGAACATATCGACCACGCCGCCGAACGCGCGTGGATCCTGGCCTCGCTGCGCTACGGCCGCGCGCGCATACGCAGCGGCCATCTGCTGCTGGCGCTGGTCAAGACCTATGCGCTGCGCGGCGTGCTGCTCGGCATGTCGGCGCAGTTTTCACGCATCGTGCCGGACGTTCTGCTGGAAAGCTTCGCGGATGTGGTGCAGGGCTCGCCCGAGGAAGCGGGCGACCTGGCCGGCGCCGGCGCCGGCACGCCCGCGGGGCCGGCCCACGCGCCGCGCGGCCAGGCGCTGGCGCGCTACGCGGTTGACCTGACCGCGCGCGCGGCCGCCGGCGAGATCGACCCGGTGACGGGACGCGACGAGGAAATCCGGCAGATCGTCGATATCCTGATGCGGCGGCGGCAGAACAACCCGCTGCTGACGGGCGAGGCCGGGGTCGGCAAGACCGCCGTGGCCGAAGGACTGGCCTTGCGGCTGGCGTCCGGCGACGTGCCGCCGGCCTTGCGCCATGTGTCGCTCTATCAGCTGGATCTGGGCTTGCTGCAGGCCGGCGCGGGCGTAAAAGGCGAATTCGAGCAGCGCCTGCGCGCGGTGATCGACGAAGTGCAGGCAAGCGAAAAGCCCGTGGTGCTGTTCATCGACGAAATCCACACGCTGATCGGCGCGGGCGGCGCGGCGGGCACCGGCGATGCCGCCAATCTGCTCAAGCCGGCGCTCGCGCGCGGCCTGCTGCGCACGATCGGCGCCACGACCTGGTCGGAATACAAGAAGTACATCGAGAAAGACCCCGCCCTGACCCGCCGCTTCCAGGTCGTGCAGGTGAACGAGCCCGACGAAGGGCGCGCGCTCGATATGCTGCGCGGCCTGGCGGGCGTGCTGCAGCGGCATCATCGCGTGCTGCTGCTGGACGAAGCCATCGATGCCGCGGTGCGCCTGTCGCATCGCTACATTCCCGCGCGGCAGTTGCCGGACAAGGCCGTCGCCCTGCTGGACACCGCCTGCGCGCGCGTCGCCGTGAGCCAGCATGCCGTGCCGCCGGTGCTGGAAGACGCGCGGCGCCGCATCGGCATGCTGGAAACGGAACGCGAGATCGCGGAGCGCGAGGCGCGGCTGGGCGTGGGCGACGGCGCGCGCGTGAATGGCCTGGACGATAGCCTGCGCAAGGCGCGGGAAGAGGAAGCGGCGCTGGCCGCGCGGTGGGAATCGGAACGCTCGCTGAGCGCGCGTGTCGGCGAACTGCGCGAGCGCCTGGACGACCCGGCATTGCCGGACGGGCAGGCGGAGGGCCTGCGCGAAGACCTGGCGCAAGCCGCCGCAGCGCTGGCGCGGGCGCAGGGTGAAAGCCCCATGGTGCACCCTGCCGTCACCGCCGCCGCGGTGGCCGCGGTGGTCGCGGATTGGACCGGCATTCCGGTCGGCCGCATGGTGCGCGACGAAGCGCGCGCCGTGCTGGAGCTGGCCGATACGCTGGAGCGGCGCGTCATCGGCCAACGCCACGCCCTGGACGCTGTGGCAAGCCGCATCCAGACGGCGCGCGCCCGGCTGACGGCGCCCGACAAGCCGGTGGGCGTCTTCCTGTTGTGCGGTCCCAGCGGCGTGGGCAAGACCGAAACCGCCCTGGCGCTGGCGGAAACCCTGTACGGCGGCGAGCAGAACCTGATCGTCATCAACATGAGCGAGTTCCAGGAGCCGCACACCGTGTCGACGCTGAAGGGCGCGCCGCCCGGCTACGTGGGGTACGGCGAAGGCGGCGTGCTGACCGAAGCCGTGCGCCGGCGACCCTACAGCGTGGTGCTGCTCGACGAAATCGAAAAGGCCCACGCCGACGTGCACGAAATCTTCTTCCAGGTGTTCGACAAGGGCTGGATGGAAGACGGCGAAGGCCGCCACATCGATTTCCGCAACACGGTCATCCTGCTCACGTCCAATGTCGGCGCGGATCTGATCGCACGCCTGTGCCGCGATCCCGCGCTGGCGCCCGAGCCGGAAGCCCTGACCGCGGCCCTGCGCGAGCCGCTGCTCAGAACCTTCCCCGCGGCGCTGCTGGGACGGCTGACGGTGGTGCCCTATCTGCCGCTTTCCGACGCCATGCTGGCCGGCATCGTGGATCTGCAGTTCGCGCGCATCCGGCAGCGGCTGCACGACAACCACGGCATCGCGCTGGACGTGCGGCCGGCCGCCACGGCGCTGGTCGCCGCGCGCTGCACCGAAACGGAGTCGGGCGCGCGCATGGTCGACGCCATTCTCAATCACACCGTTCTGCCGCGCATCAGCCAGGCGCTGCTGACCGCGTCCACCGAGGACCGCGGCATCCGCAGCGTCGTGCTGGATGCGGCCGGCGGCGAGTTCCGCTACGAGTACGCATGA
- a CDS encoding TssQ family T6SS-associated lipoprotein has protein sequence MMKRFRTLLIFLPVIAALGGCAGPTPAARQALQQVRDDYAAGDYGGVIRAVATSDELARAPDALRVEALKLQSFSYCASRYTRLCEDGFVRILRIDPDFRLAPNEAGHPMWGPAFERAQTMARAS, from the coding sequence ATGATGAAAAGGTTCCGGACCTTACTGATTTTCCTGCCCGTAATCGCCGCGCTGGGCGGCTGCGCCGGTCCCACGCCGGCTGCCCGGCAGGCGCTGCAGCAAGTGCGCGACGACTACGCGGCCGGCGACTACGGCGGCGTGATCCGCGCCGTGGCCACCTCCGACGAACTGGCGCGGGCGCCGGACGCGCTGCGCGTCGAGGCGTTGAAGCTGCAGTCGTTCAGCTACTGCGCAAGCCGGTACACGCGCCTGTGCGAGGACGGCTTCGTGCGCATTCTGCGCATCGATCCCGATTTCCGGCTGGCGCCGAACGAGGCCGGCCACCCGATGTGGGGGCCGGCCTTCGAGCGGGCGCAGACGATGGCCAGGGCGAGCTGA
- the tssJ gene encoding type VI secretion system lipoprotein TssJ: protein MTSQTLHAARRPCPRKDIVARAAALMGAAAVAMTLAACSSTARQVPVPYAIAMTADTKVNPDANGRPSPIQVTLYELKSPGAFESRDYFSLQADAQAALGQDLLGSDQVILKPGQTHIVQRQGNAQARVLGIVAGYRNLENSRWRLVIPLPEAQNTNIYKVWQFSPNEEKIQIAVGAQGLSETDRGRSWWPF, encoded by the coding sequence ATGACTTCGCAAACGCTTCACGCCGCCCGGCGCCCCTGCCCGCGCAAAGACATCGTCGCGCGCGCCGCCGCTTTGATGGGGGCGGCGGCCGTCGCCATGACGCTGGCGGCCTGCTCTTCCACGGCGCGGCAGGTGCCGGTTCCCTACGCCATCGCCATGACCGCCGATACGAAGGTCAATCCCGATGCCAACGGCCGGCCATCGCCCATCCAGGTGACGCTGTACGAGCTGAAATCGCCGGGCGCTTTCGAGTCGCGCGATTACTTCTCGCTGCAGGCCGACGCGCAGGCCGCGCTTGGCCAGGATCTTCTGGGCAGCGACCAGGTCATCCTGAAGCCCGGCCAGACCCACATCGTGCAGCGGCAGGGCAATGCCCAAGCCAGGGTCCTGGGCATCGTCGCGGGCTATCGCAATCTCGAAAACAGCCGATGGCGGCTGGTCATACCGCTGCCGGAGGCCCAGAACACCAACATCTACAAAGTCTGGCAGTTTTCCCCCAACGAAGAAAAGATCCAGATCGCCGTCGGCGCGCAGGGTCTGAGCGAGACGGACCGCGGCCGCTCGTGGTGGCCGTTCTGA
- the tssK gene encoding type VI secretion system baseplate subunit TssK translates to MALHNKVIWSEGMFLRPQHFQQFERYLEHAARQRANAGQTFFWGFQHLALDRDALALGKLALTEARGVLPDGTPFEFWQAADAPPALDVPPGTAGMRVMLALPRARAGAGDITYEDDRASLARYAVHETEVEDSGEMGLEPALLQVGKPRLRLMLESELGDEWLGLGVARVVERRADNRVVLDERHIPPWLAAGAHPVLLGFIQELYGLLDARSEALAQRLSQPGRGGVAEVSDFMLLETVNRYLGALWHARQTPAQHPERLFHDWMMLACDLATYTSPSRRPDVFPDYAHDDLQSTFLPLMEELRRSLSAVLEQRALQIPLQDRGQGVRVAQVPDLELLRSAGFVLAVRADMPSDTIRSRFPAQVKIGPVEKIRDLVHLQLPGVTVRALPVAPRQIPYSAGHVYFELDKNGDFWKQLERTGALALHLAGEFPGLALEFWALRD, encoded by the coding sequence ATGGCACTGCACAACAAAGTCATCTGGTCGGAGGGGATGTTCCTGCGTCCCCAGCACTTTCAGCAATTCGAACGCTACCTGGAACATGCCGCGCGCCAACGCGCCAACGCCGGGCAGACGTTCTTCTGGGGGTTCCAGCATCTGGCCCTGGACCGCGATGCGCTGGCGCTCGGCAAGCTCGCGCTGACCGAGGCGCGCGGCGTGCTGCCCGACGGCACGCCCTTCGAGTTCTGGCAGGCGGCCGATGCCCCGCCCGCGCTCGACGTGCCGCCCGGCACGGCGGGTATGCGGGTCATGCTGGCCCTGCCGCGCGCGCGGGCAGGCGCGGGTGACATCACGTACGAAGACGACCGGGCATCGCTTGCCCGCTACGCGGTGCACGAAACGGAAGTCGAGGACAGCGGCGAAATGGGCCTGGAGCCCGCGCTGCTGCAGGTGGGCAAGCCGCGGCTGCGCCTGATGCTGGAAAGCGAGCTGGGCGACGAATGGCTGGGCCTGGGCGTGGCGCGCGTCGTCGAACGCCGCGCCGACAACCGCGTGGTGCTGGACGAACGTCATATCCCGCCCTGGCTGGCCGCGGGCGCGCATCCGGTGCTCCTGGGTTTCATTCAGGAGCTGTACGGCCTGCTCGACGCGCGCAGCGAAGCGTTGGCCCAGCGCCTGTCGCAGCCCGGCCGCGGCGGCGTGGCCGAGGTCTCGGACTTCATGCTGCTGGAAACGGTCAACCGTTACCTTGGCGCGCTATGGCACGCGCGCCAGACCCCCGCCCAACATCCCGAGCGGCTTTTTCACGACTGGATGATGCTGGCCTGCGATCTGGCGACGTACACGTCGCCGTCGCGCCGGCCGGATGTCTTTCCCGATTACGCGCACGACGACCTGCAATCGACGTTTCTTCCGCTCATGGAGGAACTGCGCCGCTCGCTGTCGGCGGTGCTCGAACAGCGGGCGCTGCAGATTCCGCTGCAGGACCGCGGGCAGGGGGTGCGCGTGGCGCAGGTGCCCGACCTGGAGCTGTTGCGCAGCGCCGGCTTCGTGCTGGCCGTGCGCGCCGACATGCCCTCGGACACGATCCGCAGCCGCTTCCCCGCGCAGGTCAAGATCGGCCCCGTCGAAAAGATCCGCGATCTCGTGCATTTGCAGCTGCCCGGCGTGACGGTGCGCGCGCTGCCGGTGGCGCCCCGCCAGATTCCCTACAGCGCGGGCCACGTGTATTTCGAGCTGGACAAGAACGGCGACTTCTGGAAGCAGCTGGAGCGCACGGGCGCGCTGGCGCTGCATCTGGCCGGCGAGTTCCCCGGACTGGCGCTGGAATTCTGGGCGCTGCGCGACTGA